Proteins co-encoded in one Saprospira grandis genomic window:
- a CDS encoding DUF2306 domain-containing protein, whose amino-acid sequence MSNLRPKKLAQFTTLFLLLLGSFFVLIMLNIALPYLLPPFPTDIDFLANKEDYLTQDAFYMSAFYTHITSSCLVLALGLPLFWPYFLQKFPLWHRRLGRYYSYLLLFLAAPSGLIMAFSGSGGIWAKVAFVCQALLWWALTAQAFRLALAKNFRGHAAFMIRSYAFSLSAISLRLFSYLISYLRYQYDIPCPSESFPYLCFPQIYVFEAWGSWLFNALIAEILIAKGLIRLYLGPKFN is encoded by the coding sequence ATGTCAAATCTACGCCCCAAAAAGTTAGCTCAGTTTACCACACTTTTTCTGCTTTTATTGGGCAGCTTTTTTGTGCTCATCATGCTCAATATTGCCCTGCCTTATCTGCTGCCCCCCTTCCCTACCGATATCGATTTTTTGGCCAATAAAGAGGATTATCTGACCCAAGATGCCTTTTATATGTCGGCTTTTTATACCCATATTACTAGCAGTTGCCTGGTTTTGGCCTTGGGGCTCCCCCTTTTTTGGCCCTATTTTTTGCAGAAATTTCCGCTTTGGCACCGCCGTTTGGGCCGTTATTATAGCTATTTACTGCTTTTTTTGGCCGCTCCTTCTGGACTCATTATGGCTTTTTCGGGCAGTGGCGGAATATGGGCCAAGGTTGCTTTTGTTTGCCAGGCCTTGCTTTGGTGGGCCCTCACGGCCCAAGCGTTTCGACTCGCCTTGGCCAAAAATTTTCGGGGCCATGCCGCTTTCATGATCCGCTCCTACGCCTTCAGCCTCTCGGCCATCAGCCTGCGCCTCTTCAGCTACCTCATCAGTTATTTGCGCTACCAATACGATATTCCCTGCCCTTCCGAGAGCTTTCCCTACCTCTGTTTTCCCCAAATTTACGTTTTCGAGGCCTGGGGCAGCTGGCTCTTCAATGCCCTCATTGCCGAAATTCTAATCGCCAAAGGACTCATTCGCCTCTATCTTGGTCCAAAATTTAATTAA
- a CDS encoding DUF819 family protein, translating to MISFKIEQLFSFMDLLFLLAQLLLFFALPYLLAQINAFLGLQKYLSNIIICYALGMLLGNAQPLLLGESLGAQSAETAKLIAFVSVLLALPLLLMTSDLRSWLRYLGHLGKVFFIMLGSTLILALAFAYALADGPYEELPTILGMFTGVYIGGTPNMVAVSQALEAEDGLFVLLNATDVLCSGLYFLLLLSLGNSLLGRLLPKFKPKGEGEEEAPAISVEQYNVKQIIWALGLALVILGLSVLPALYWPNAQGEINSSILLLAITTGSILLSFFGPTKNWQGVYPFADYLLLVFGLGAGYLANFSELAQDGASYLLLNASFLGLLLLLQLFWAYIFRIDRDSFMICSTATVMGPPFVAQISSSLKNRSLLAPAIAFSLLGLALANYLGVLVAYLAELF from the coding sequence ATGATTAGCTTTAAAATTGAACAATTGTTTAGTTTTATGGACCTCTTATTTCTTTTGGCGCAATTGCTTTTGTTTTTTGCGCTTCCCTACCTTTTGGCCCAAATCAACGCCTTTTTGGGCCTTCAAAAGTACCTGAGTAATATTATTATTTGCTATGCTTTGGGGATGTTGCTGGGCAATGCGCAGCCGCTACTCCTTGGCGAAAGTCTGGGCGCCCAAAGCGCAGAAACAGCCAAATTGATCGCTTTTGTGTCGGTGCTTTTGGCCTTGCCGCTTTTACTCATGACTTCAGACCTGCGCTCATGGCTGCGCTATTTGGGCCATTTGGGAAAAGTATTCTTTATCATGCTGGGCTCTACCCTAATTTTGGCCCTGGCTTTTGCCTACGCCCTAGCCGATGGTCCCTATGAAGAGCTGCCCACTATTTTGGGCATGTTTACGGGCGTCTATATTGGCGGCACACCCAATATGGTGGCTGTTTCGCAGGCTTTGGAGGCCGAAGATGGACTCTTTGTACTATTAAATGCAACAGATGTACTTTGCTCGGGCCTTTATTTTTTATTGCTGCTCAGTTTGGGCAATAGCCTTTTGGGCCGTTTGCTGCCTAAATTTAAGCCAAAAGGAGAGGGGGAAGAAGAAGCGCCCGCTATAAGCGTAGAGCAATATAATGTCAAACAAATTATTTGGGCCTTAGGGCTGGCCCTTGTCATTTTGGGCCTTTCTGTCTTGCCGGCCCTCTATTGGCCCAATGCCCAAGGAGAAATCAATAGCAGTATTTTGTTGTTGGCGATCACAACAGGCAGTATCTTGCTGTCGTTTTTTGGACCAACCAAAAACTGGCAGGGCGTTTACCCCTTTGCCGATTATTTACTCCTGGTTTTTGGTCTAGGCGCAGGTTATTTGGCCAATTTTTCAGAATTGGCCCAAGATGGAGCTAGTTATTTACTGCTCAATGCTAGCTTTTTGGGCCTTTTACTGCTGCTGCAGCTCTTTTGGGCCTATATTTTCCGAATCGATCGAGATAGCTTTATGATTTGCTCTACCGCTACGGTCATGGGCCCGCCTTTTGTGGCCCAGATCTCTAGTAGCCTGAAAAATAGGAGCTTACTAGCGCCCGCTATTGCTTTTTCACTTTTGGGCCTCGCCCTAGCGAACTATTTAGGGGTTTTGGTGGCTTATCTAGCAGAATTATTCTAA
- a CDS encoding dihydrolipoamide acetyltransferase family protein, with amino-acid sequence MAKVELIMPKLGESIIEATILSWEKEVGESVELDENVLTIATDKVDTEVPSPVEGVLLEILHPDGATVAVGAPIAIIETEAEGVEASPAVAEAPQAKEESSAAPQPETAAVVATDFSQSDRFYSPLVKSIAKEEGIGLDELDNISGTGQNGRVTKHDVLAYLENRKKAPQAAAPVKKEAPKAVAPANNGQQMAVQQFNLPPVDTSGNVEIIEMDRMRKLIADHMVMSKHVSPHVTSFVEVDVTNIVQWRKKAKAVYAEKYGEKITFTPIFVEAVTKALQDYPMVNVAVKGDQIVRYKDINIGMAAALPTGNLIVPVIKNADMLNLVGLTKKVNDLANRARGNKLKPEEIKGGTFTLTNVGTFGNVMGTPIINQPQVAILAVGAIRKKPAVIETPTGDTIGIRHMMFLSLSYDHRVVDGMLGGSFLRRVGDYLEAFDLNRDI; translated from the coding sequence ATGGCAAAAGTTGAGTTAATCATGCCCAAATTGGGAGAAAGTATCATTGAGGCCACTATCTTATCTTGGGAAAAAGAGGTAGGCGAAAGCGTAGAGCTAGACGAAAACGTCTTAACGATTGCCACCGATAAGGTGGATACAGAAGTGCCTTCTCCTGTGGAAGGGGTCTTGCTGGAAATTCTGCATCCTGATGGCGCCACGGTGGCCGTGGGAGCCCCAATTGCTATTATTGAAACAGAAGCGGAGGGCGTTGAAGCTTCTCCTGCTGTGGCGGAAGCGCCTCAGGCCAAAGAAGAAAGCAGTGCAGCTCCTCAGCCAGAGACGGCGGCTGTTGTGGCTACAGATTTTAGCCAATCGGATCGTTTTTACTCTCCTTTGGTGAAAAGCATTGCTAAGGAAGAGGGGATTGGCTTAGACGAATTGGACAACATTAGCGGAACGGGCCAAAATGGCCGAGTGACGAAGCATGATGTTTTGGCCTATTTGGAAAATCGCAAAAAAGCGCCTCAAGCGGCGGCTCCTGTGAAAAAAGAAGCGCCCAAAGCGGTAGCTCCTGCCAATAATGGGCAGCAAATGGCGGTACAGCAGTTCAATTTGCCCCCAGTAGATACTTCTGGAAATGTAGAAATTATTGAGATGGACCGCATGCGCAAGCTCATTGCGGATCATATGGTCATGTCTAAGCATGTTTCTCCGCATGTGACTTCTTTTGTAGAAGTAGATGTAACCAATATCGTACAATGGCGCAAAAAGGCCAAGGCCGTTTATGCCGAAAAATATGGCGAGAAAATTACCTTTACGCCCATTTTTGTAGAAGCCGTAACGAAGGCCCTACAAGATTATCCTATGGTGAATGTAGCCGTAAAAGGAGACCAAATTGTTCGCTATAAAGATATCAATATTGGTATGGCGGCAGCTTTGCCCACTGGCAACCTCATTGTGCCCGTGATTAAGAATGCCGATATGCTCAATTTGGTGGGCTTGACCAAAAAGGTAAATGATTTGGCCAATCGCGCTAGAGGAAATAAACTCAAGCCCGAAGAAATTAAAGGCGGTACCTTCACTTTGACCAATGTCGGTACTTTTGGTAATGTAATGGGCACTCCCATTATTAACCAACCTCAGGTGGCTATTTTGGCCGTGGGCGCAATTCGCAAAAAGCCCGCAGTAATTGAAACCCCTACTGGAGATACCATTGGTATTCGCCATATGATGTTCCTCTCGCTATCTTATGACCACCGAGTGGTGGATGGTATGCTTGGCGGTTCTTTCCTTCGTCGTGTAGGAGATTATCTAGAAGCTTTTGACCTCAATAGAGATATCTAG
- a CDS encoding OmpA family protein → MRYFLFLMIFLTSTSLWAQKDYQTTQDISNKIKKKYREAFSSYNAFKYKEAIKQLDKIQKKAPRFVNAYLLEADCYLLLKEWEKAKACFEQALEIAPDYKPISHYRLGQLAMQSATYVEAGQQLSLFLEKAPKNSKLRPAAERLLADARFRPQAMANPVSFQPQNMGPNINSHQREYFPSVTANEKKIVFNVLIGEGRQAQEDLYQSFKVNGEWTPAKPLPEVNTPENEGAQSISADGQYLVFTVCNRPGDYGSCDLYYCVWEGQGWSRPQNMGPNINTGNWESQPSLSANAQALYFTRGGARNQGDKDLWMSYRNLDGSWGTPQPLSELNTDYDETAPCIHPDGQTLYFSSEGYPGMGKKDLFISRKGEDGKWGAPVNLGYPINTEGIEEAIVVGLSGELAYLAAERAGGYGSLDLYSFELPEALRPKAVTYLEAHVFDAESKANLDQALVYLIDLQAQDTVCAIRTNAEGKFLLCLPLGQDYALHVKEKGYLFASEHFELSAANSRQTPYQLPMPLQALKTNPSKTDSVAPILLKNVFFATNSASLQPSSRAELEQLRSLLIEQPKMRIRLQGHTDNEGEQADNLALSQRRAEAVRQYLIERGIAADRLEAQGFGESRPIADNNTAEGRQANRRTEFLPLN, encoded by the coding sequence ATGCGATACTTCCTTTTTTTGATGATATTCTTGACCTCCACTTCGCTTTGGGCGCAAAAAGACTATCAGACCACCCAAGACATTTCTAATAAGATCAAGAAAAAGTACCGAGAGGCCTTCTCTAGCTATAATGCCTTTAAATATAAGGAGGCCATAAAGCAGCTGGACAAGATTCAGAAAAAGGCTCCTCGTTTTGTCAATGCCTATTTATTGGAGGCCGATTGCTATTTGTTGCTCAAAGAGTGGGAAAAGGCCAAGGCTTGTTTTGAGCAGGCCCTAGAAATTGCACCAGATTATAAGCCGATTTCGCATTATCGTTTGGGCCAATTGGCCATGCAATCGGCCACTTATGTAGAGGCGGGGCAGCAGCTGAGCTTGTTCTTAGAAAAAGCCCCCAAAAACAGCAAATTGCGGCCCGCAGCCGAACGCCTTTTGGCCGATGCCCGCTTTCGGCCCCAAGCCATGGCCAATCCCGTCTCTTTTCAACCTCAAAATATGGGGCCCAATATCAATAGCCACCAAAGAGAGTATTTTCCTAGCGTAACAGCCAACGAAAAAAAGATTGTCTTTAATGTACTCATTGGCGAAGGCCGTCAGGCCCAAGAGGACCTCTACCAAAGCTTTAAAGTCAATGGAGAATGGACCCCCGCCAAGCCCTTGCCCGAAGTAAATACCCCCGAAAATGAAGGAGCCCAAAGCATCTCCGCCGATGGCCAATATCTGGTCTTTACAGTCTGCAACCGCCCCGGCGATTATGGAAGCTGCGATTTATATTATTGCGTTTGGGAGGGCCAAGGCTGGAGCCGCCCCCAAAATATGGGGCCCAATATCAATACGGGAAATTGGGAGTCGCAACCCTCTCTTTCTGCCAATGCACAAGCCCTCTACTTTACTCGTGGGGGCGCCCGCAACCAAGGCGATAAGGACCTTTGGATGAGCTACCGAAATTTGGACGGCAGTTGGGGAACGCCTCAGCCATTGTCTGAGCTCAATACCGATTATGATGAAACCGCCCCCTGTATCCATCCCGATGGCCAAACTCTTTACTTTAGCTCTGAGGGCTATCCCGGTATGGGCAAAAAGGACCTCTTCATTAGCCGAAAAGGCGAAGATGGCAAATGGGGCGCCCCGGTCAATTTAGGCTATCCCATCAATACCGAAGGCATTGAGGAAGCCATTGTGGTGGGCCTTTCTGGAGAGCTCGCCTATCTGGCTGCCGAAAGAGCTGGAGGCTATGGCTCTTTGGACCTATACAGCTTTGAACTGCCCGAAGCCCTGCGGCCCAAAGCCGTTACTTATTTAGAGGCCCATGTTTTTGATGCAGAAAGCAAGGCCAATTTAGATCAAGCACTGGTCTATTTGATTGATTTGCAGGCTCAGGATACCGTTTGTGCCATTCGGACCAATGCAGAAGGAAAGTTTTTGCTTTGCCTGCCCCTAGGCCAAGATTATGCCCTACACGTTAAGGAAAAAGGCTACCTCTTTGCCTCCGAACATTTTGAGCTCTCTGCAGCGAATAGCCGCCAAACGCCCTATCAGCTACCAATGCCTTTGCAGGCCCTAAAAACCAACCCCAGTAAAACAGATTCTGTGGCGCCCATTTTACTGAAAAATGTCTTTTTTGCTACAAATTCGGCTAGCTTGCAGCCCAGCTCCAGAGCAGAGCTAGAACAGCTAAGAAGCCTGTTAATAGAACAACCTAAAATGCGCATCCGCTTGCAGGGCCATACCGATAATGAAGGAGAGCAGGCCGATAACCTCGCCCTCTCTCAACGTCGAGCAGAGGCCGTCCGCCAATACCTTATTGAGCGAGGCATTGCCGCCGATCGCTTAGAAGCTCAGGGCTTTGGCGAAAGCCGACCTATTGCCGATAATAATACGGCAGAGGGGCGACAAGCCAACCGCCGAACCGAATTCTTGCCCTTAAATTAA
- a CDS encoding DUF4178 domain-containing protein, whose translation MFGFFRRKKKKEEPHYDPTNLRITDLRKGWFVDYDFQTWEAIEEYEYDWGNQDFSYEFLLDNGSGQQLFLSIEEDDGLNCVIFEKMRFSTLPQADEIEAAVKSNGKPPRQLQVNGIRYYFDGEYPGFWRNIKDSKSQEFMLWDYWDDSDEKCLNIEQWDDNTFEAALGTWKPEQAFSNLTPREQA comes from the coding sequence ATGTTTGGATTCTTTAGAAGAAAGAAAAAAAAGGAAGAACCGCATTATGACCCCACAAATTTGCGGATCACCGACCTGCGCAAAGGTTGGTTTGTCGATTATGATTTTCAGACCTGGGAGGCCATTGAGGAATATGAATATGACTGGGGAAACCAGGACTTTTCCTATGAGTTTTTGTTAGACAATGGCAGCGGCCAACAACTCTTTTTGTCTATTGAGGAAGATGATGGATTGAATTGTGTCATTTTTGAAAAAATGCGCTTTTCAACTCTGCCACAGGCCGATGAAATTGAGGCCGCCGTAAAAAGCAATGGCAAGCCCCCCCGCCAACTACAAGTGAATGGCATTCGCTACTATTTTGATGGCGAATATCCAGGCTTTTGGCGGAATATTAAGGACTCCAAATCTCAGGAATTTATGCTTTGGGATTATTGGGATGATAGTGATGAAAAATGCCTAAATATTGAACAATGGGACGATAATACTTTTGAGGCCGCTTTGGGAACTTGGAAGCCCGAACAAGCCTTTAGTAATTTGACACCTAGAGAACAAGCCTAA
- a CDS encoding CHAT domain-containing tetratricopeptide repeat protein: MKQIFFSLGLLFLVLFKLQAQDSLQVYHWSDLAAKAFLAQQAEDYALMKVYADAAYLKGKAVLPAGDSSLARLLYYKAYGIDYVLEDAEGALALYEQAVDWQLASGAPAYDLAMTLMAMGDCYDVALGDPQKAKAYYSQALESLEAVREKHLVDYALLLFYCGNVEEQLGQLAKAKTFYKMALGVQKNGNQLDYSNSLNSLANLAKTEGRWLDAEDYYLESLAVDARELGKKHQNYSASLLNLADLYMRMRRMEEAEPLLLEAEKIDREVLGPKDLNYGVTLMGLARFYSTMGKWRKGKEYYQRAQAIFIANNWTVTAQYAGLLLSMSGNAEIQENYAEAISLSTQAIAIYQQIYPADHHVITSCMMRKANVLSKQGDYQKALLIYSRAEERYLQALGPKHYYRLAALNREASMFIALGQSKKAVPVLKEALVANSSLSWSMEAGADYLDQMRAHAFPASNYLEEYLSSLAVWVDLLASKKGQKQQQLAIVDLALDLLENERANTTQANNQFFFLKETASWVEKGLSLLAEEEVDQAIDLIERTKAVLLLQAQSAPALPKDWQQRKDQLEQKQANLRGAYLNAGAKQQEALLAALNQSNRELDQFRKELQSNYPDLAASYYQTATPKIKDLQAALGPKMALLDYFMGQEKLYILYLDKDNSRLISRSLKNGQLIKELNQLYKNLSHYKPRKKEEALALKTSYMQLAQTLGEELLGFLPAELEQLLILPDAELSFIPFGLLLSEQAKADNYSDLPYYLKDLAISYNYSAALWLDNKNSSKRKNNGLILGLAASYQGEAAEQRAPKAQNWRSVLQDLPAAKEEIKHLSHYYQGDFFIGESATESLFKEKARDYAVLHLAMHGLLDEQNPSLSALAFTEDNDSSENNFLQAYEIAQMELQADLVVLSACQTGQGRFERGNGTASLARAFMYAGSPALLVSLWQVNDQSTAYIMHQFYAQLAQGANKAEALQQAKLSYLKEQTEELAKHPNLWSAFILLGDEKSLLIKEKESSWNYILLALPLFLFALFVLLRKRK, from the coding sequence ATGAAACAGATTTTCTTTAGTTTGGGCCTACTCTTTTTGGTCCTATTTAAATTGCAGGCGCAAGACAGCTTGCAGGTTTATCATTGGTCCGATTTAGCGGCAAAAGCCTTTTTGGCCCAGCAGGCAGAAGATTATGCCTTGATGAAAGTCTATGCCGATGCGGCCTACCTAAAAGGAAAGGCGGTCTTGCCTGCAGGCGATAGCAGTTTGGCGCGTTTACTTTATTATAAAGCCTATGGAATAGACTATGTTTTGGAAGATGCAGAGGGGGCTTTAGCCTTATATGAGCAGGCCGTAGATTGGCAGCTAGCTTCTGGGGCGCCGGCCTATGATTTGGCCATGACCTTAATGGCGATGGGCGATTGTTATGATGTGGCATTGGGAGACCCTCAAAAGGCAAAAGCCTACTATTCGCAAGCCTTAGAGAGTTTGGAGGCGGTGCGTGAAAAACATCTGGTTGACTATGCCTTATTGTTATTTTATTGTGGGAATGTAGAGGAGCAGTTGGGGCAGTTGGCCAAGGCAAAAACCTTTTATAAAATGGCATTGGGGGTTCAGAAAAATGGAAATCAGTTAGACTATAGCAACAGCTTAAACAGCTTGGCTAACTTAGCCAAAACAGAAGGGCGTTGGTTGGATGCCGAGGACTATTATTTAGAAAGTTTGGCCGTAGATGCACGGGAATTGGGGAAAAAGCATCAGAATTATTCGGCTAGTTTGCTCAATTTGGCAGACCTTTATATGCGGATGCGGAGAATGGAGGAGGCCGAGCCCTTACTTTTAGAGGCGGAGAAAATTGACCGAGAGGTATTGGGCCCCAAGGATTTGAACTATGGGGTGACCTTAATGGGCTTGGCTCGCTTTTATTCGACGATGGGAAAGTGGAGAAAGGGGAAGGAATATTATCAGCGGGCGCAGGCCATATTTATAGCGAATAATTGGACCGTAACGGCCCAGTATGCGGGCTTGCTGCTCTCTATGTCGGGAAATGCAGAAATTCAGGAAAATTATGCCGAAGCGATTAGCCTAAGTACTCAGGCGATAGCGATTTATCAGCAAATATATCCGGCTGATCATCATGTAATAACCAGCTGCATGATGCGAAAAGCCAATGTCTTGAGTAAACAAGGCGACTATCAAAAAGCACTGCTTATTTATAGCCGAGCGGAAGAGCGATATCTTCAGGCTTTGGGGCCAAAGCATTATTATCGTTTAGCGGCTTTAAATCGAGAAGCCAGTATGTTTATTGCCCTAGGGCAGTCGAAAAAAGCAGTTCCGGTTTTAAAAGAGGCCCTAGTGGCCAATAGTTCGCTTTCTTGGTCTATGGAGGCGGGAGCGGATTATTTGGACCAAATGCGAGCTCATGCTTTTCCGGCCAGCAACTACCTAGAAGAATATTTGTCTAGCTTGGCGGTTTGGGTAGACCTTTTGGCCAGCAAAAAGGGACAAAAGCAGCAACAACTAGCTATTGTAGATTTGGCTTTGGATCTACTAGAGAACGAACGGGCCAATACCACTCAGGCCAATAATCAGTTCTTTTTTTTGAAAGAGACTGCTAGCTGGGTAGAAAAAGGCCTTTCCTTATTAGCTGAAGAAGAAGTAGATCAGGCCATTGATTTAATAGAACGGACCAAGGCCGTTTTGCTTTTGCAGGCACAATCGGCTCCTGCTTTGCCCAAAGACTGGCAGCAGAGAAAAGATCAGTTGGAGCAAAAACAAGCCAATTTAAGGGGCGCCTATTTGAATGCTGGAGCGAAGCAGCAGGAAGCACTTTTGGCAGCCTTGAATCAAAGCAACCGAGAGCTGGATCAGTTTAGAAAAGAACTACAGAGCAATTATCCAGACTTAGCCGCTAGTTACTACCAAACAGCCACCCCCAAAATAAAGGATCTACAGGCCGCTTTGGGGCCAAAAATGGCCCTGCTCGATTACTTTATGGGGCAAGAAAAGCTCTACATTCTTTATCTAGACAAAGATAATAGCCGCTTAATTAGTCGCTCCCTAAAAAATGGGCAGTTGATTAAAGAGCTGAACCAACTCTATAAGAATTTAAGCCATTATAAACCCCGCAAAAAAGAGGAGGCTCTAGCCCTAAAAACTAGCTATATGCAGTTGGCCCAAACATTAGGGGAGGAACTGCTCGGTTTTCTTCCTGCAGAACTTGAGCAGCTGCTCATTTTGCCCGATGCCGAGCTCTCCTTTATTCCCTTTGGTCTGCTATTATCTGAACAAGCCAAAGCGGATAATTACAGCGATTTGCCTTACTACCTCAAAGATTTGGCGATAAGCTATAATTACTCGGCGGCACTCTGGTTAGACAACAAAAATAGTAGCAAGCGAAAGAACAATGGGTTAATTTTAGGCCTTGCCGCTAGCTATCAAGGAGAAGCCGCGGAGCAAAGGGCGCCCAAAGCTCAAAATTGGCGATCTGTTTTGCAAGATTTGCCCGCAGCCAAAGAAGAAATTAAGCACCTAAGTCATTACTATCAAGGCGACTTTTTTATTGGAGAGTCGGCTACAGAATCACTATTTAAGGAAAAAGCAAGAGATTATGCCGTTTTGCATTTGGCCATGCACGGCCTATTAGACGAGCAAAACCCTAGTTTATCGGCCCTGGCCTTTACCGAAGATAACGATAGTAGCGAAAATAACTTTTTGCAAGCTTACGAAATTGCTCAAATGGAACTGCAGGCCGATTTGGTGGTCCTTTCTGCCTGCCAAACAGGGCAAGGACGCTTTGAGCGAGGCAATGGAACCGCCTCTTTGGCCAGAGCATTTATGTACGCGGGTAGCCCCGCCTTATTGGTCTCGCTTTGGCAGGTCAATGATCAATCAACGGCCTATATTATGCATCAATTTTATGCTCAGTTGGCCCAAGGAGCGAATAAAGCCGAAGCCCTACAACAGGCCAAACTTTCTTACCTTAAGGAACAAACAGAGGAGTTGGCCAAACACCCTAATCTCTGGTCGGCCTTTATTTTATTAGGGGACGAAAAAAGCTTGCTCATCAAAGAAAAAGAGAGCTCTTGGAATTATATTTTATTGGCCCTACCGCTGTTCCTTTTTGCCCTATTTGTATTATTAAGAAAACGAAAATAA
- the cas6 gene encoding CRISPR-associated endoribonuclease Cas6, giving the protein MRIELTFKVLRPGQKLPFSYQYNLAEWIYYCLSRGKRNFSKFLYYGAFRRSKHQFKLMSFSRLSIPQEGRKVFKRYLEVWAEEVKLELRFLVQEEEKENIMMAFEQRRLRLGDGRMGIELEVIKVEELQMPNIEDGAAPMRTQTPMILSRMEEHKGKMVPQYLHPMDQGYHKILLDRLIDNYQLASPHGLLAPAQELINGPELNFKLLSKKEDISRKGTDLQPHNPRFAERVIGYLFDFELQGPAEILRLAYLGGLGAKNAMGFGCVRFNYKE; this is encoded by the coding sequence ATGCGAATTGAACTCACTTTTAAGGTCCTTCGACCGGGACAAAAGCTCCCCTTTTCCTACCAATACAATTTGGCGGAATGGATTTACTACTGCCTGAGCCGAGGCAAGCGCAACTTTTCTAAATTTTTGTATTATGGGGCTTTTCGTCGCTCCAAACATCAATTTAAGCTGATGAGCTTCTCTCGCTTGTCTATTCCACAAGAGGGACGGAAGGTCTTTAAGCGCTACTTGGAAGTTTGGGCCGAGGAGGTCAAACTAGAGCTGCGCTTTTTGGTCCAAGAAGAGGAAAAGGAAAATATCATGATGGCCTTTGAGCAGCGCCGCCTTCGCCTTGGCGATGGCCGCATGGGCATTGAGCTAGAAGTGATTAAGGTGGAAGAGCTCCAAATGCCCAATATTGAAGATGGGGCGGCGCCTATGCGCACCCAAACCCCTATGATTTTGAGCCGTATGGAGGAACATAAGGGCAAAATGGTGCCGCAGTATCTGCATCCAATGGACCAAGGGTATCATAAGATTTTGCTCGATCGTTTGATTGATAATTATCAATTGGCTTCTCCGCATGGGCTACTTGCCCCAGCTCAAGAGCTCATCAATGGTCCAGAATTAAACTTTAAGCTGCTTTCTAAAAAAGAAGATATTAGCCGAAAAGGGACCGACCTGCAACCGCATAATCCCCGATTTGCAGAACGAGTAATTGGCTATCTCTTTGATTTTGAGCTACAAGGACCAGCAGAAATTTTGCGTTTGGCTTATTTAGGTGGCCTAGGCGCTAAAAATGCAATGGGTTTTGGCTGCGTCCGTTTTAATTATAAAGAGTAA